ttttaacatgtacatataaaagtataatattatatgtagTTAAATCAAGCCCTCATGTTTGTGAGCTCATTCAAGAACACAATATTATACTTGAGTTTGGCTATTTAATAGTCAAACCTAAACTTTAGCTTGAGTTTGGCTTGTTTACTGTTTTAACATAAACTAGATTTTTCTTGAGTTGAGCTCAAACTGTTTATAAACAACTTAGTTCATTAATTTACAGCCCTAAATGCAATGTACATGTAACAAAACTAAACTTGTAGTGAGTGAAGCAACTTCAAAAGAAAGTTGCAAAATATTTTGGTATCAAATCATGAATAACATAGTTTACACTAATTTACTTCACAAGCATCACTATTTCATCATAAGAGTGGGTAGGAAAAAttatattcgtaataatactaTCAAACCCACATAATTTGATTATCCTTTTGAAcctaaatctaattaacaaaaCTTAGTTTTCCATATACGTGATAAGATTTCAAAGAACAAAACGATGATAGGATTGCTTTACCTGCCTATTTAAACTTCTAACTCAGATTTCAAAGAACAAAACTATGATAGGATTGATTTACATTTCTATTTAAACTTCTAActcaaatttcaaacttctaACTCTACTAATAGCGTTTCTATTGGGAAATTGCCTCAAATCCTATTAGTGACTTGGAAAGGTAATATGGGTTCCTTTGTGAAGAAGGGAaaattatttgagtttttttttttttttttggattatattTGTGTGGAAGACTATTACTTAAAGTGGAAGGAAAGCCTACaacttattaaataattaattcattCCTTGTCCATCAAGGAATAAGAATTAAGTATTATAAATAGACAATGCTACAAAGAATTTGATGGCTTTGGCCCAAAAGCCTTCCTCTATGGGTAGAGGAGAAAGAATCATAGAATTAAGAGTGAatgcaataaagaaaaaaaaaagattttagcCTGTGAAGTAACGCAAGGAAAAGGACaacaatatttgaattttttttcacaaatcaaggaaaatttgtaaagcaaaaagaaagagagcttGCAATGAGCATTGTGGTGAAGAAAGAATAAGGCATTATCGCAATGTGAGTGAAGTGAGAAGAAAATAATGTGTGTAAGAGCAAAGAAAACAATGAGATTTTCTTTAGCTGTGTGAGAAACAGAATAGAACATAAAATGTGGGATTTTTCTCCAAGGGGGAGGTTTTTTGAGTGCTACAATCACAAAGAGTTGTTGCATTCAAAGTGAGTGAAGATTTCTTGTAAATTCACATAAATTCCTAAAGAgagatattatattatataatgtggatatcaaattagcataaaatttttattaaaaaaatgtagtttaattaatttgataCTGGTGAATTTATTCAGAATTTGTCGACCTTCGATTTTTAACCTTCAAGGATAAAGGATCTCCCACagtaatttttgtgtttttatgtgtggttgatattttgatttggTAATTTAGTAATAATCTTTTTTTAGTGATTTGTTAAAATcgttaattttgtttttaattcacACAAAGATGGATTGGGACCCAACATAATCAGCACGTCACCAACTATACCATCTACAGAAATgattagcattttttttgtttcttcttaacCTCACTAAGCAGCTACAGAAATCTCCAAGCAAAATTTGATACTCCAACTCATTAAAACTTCAAATACATTGACTGATTACAGCGCGAAAGAGAGAACTCCAAAATTGCACCCTTATGATTTGTTATCATAACCCAGAACCACCCCACGTCTAGTAAGATAGCCACCAACTATCCGCGAGTCAGATCAGGCTCCATGCCTATGATTGCTTGCTCATTTGGGACATTACCAACTTATCAGCTACACAAACATAGGTCAAGTTTTGTAAGTGAAATAGttggatttgtttttctttgctaGGTAGAGAAGTAGTTGGACTAATTGCTTCTAAATCTTGGCTTTCTTTCTCGTTATTTTTCCAGgcaattttcattttccaacATAAACAGAGGTGGAGTATTCCACTGCTGGGATGAACAGATTGAAGATGagaaattataatcaatttaatATTCAACTGATACAAATATTTATACCAAATTAATTGATAAAAGGTAGTACAAGAATATTTGTATTCACAAAGAGTGAGCATATGATATTTTGTGGTAAACCTCAACTagcaaatattattttgtatacAAATCCGAGGAAAATTTTGTCtaaacagaattttttttttcaatagtttctCACTAATAAATCCTAGATGTctaaaaacatcaaaaacaaaTTGTTATGTGAAAAAAGAGGGAGACAGAACACAAAGTATACAGGATTTTACTTCAAGTCATGTTTTTCCAAATTGGAGGGGATGAGTTTTTCAAGTAATTTGCAATCAGGGACAATGGAGTTTTTAAAGACACTGCAATTTAAAGTTTGGGGAtactttttacaaatttaaaaagggGGATTACTATTTCCTCGTCTAAAAAGGTAAACAAATTTTTGGGTTCCATTGCTACATTTGAAGTctcattttctttattggatTATGTGTTTGTGTAAGAAGGAATATGTAAACCAGTGTCATTGTAaacattcaaaacaaaattattgagAACCAGGGCAGGCATTGTTGGTGACCAAGATACCCATTGATTAAACCATGAAGATTAATGCATTGTTGATACATAAATCACTTTTGTAGTAAAGTGCAGAATATGAACAGCAAGATGAAGTTACAAAGGTCAGATCTCAGCATTTATTAAATCATCATTCGGTGCAATACATTCTGGTGTTTATCGTTCACATAAATCACTATCCCAGAATTTTAAGAATAGAAATAAAAAGATGTGGAGTACAGGAACCAAGTTGACACAAGTATATCAAAGGGAAAGATCAGCCAAGTCAAAAGTTCTGGAAACAGCTTTGCACCAAGAATTGAGCTTTTTCTTCCTCGACTCCTCATCTATTATAGGATTGAAAATGGTAGCACTTTCAACCTTTTCAGCAAAAATATCATCTTCCGTCCAAACCCCAACTGCTAATCCAGCAGCATAAGCTGCTCCAAGTGCGGTTGTTTCTATGTCAGCCGGCCTCACCACTGGGCTTCCCAACAAGTCCGCCTACAAAACAGTAAGAAATGCAAGCTCTGCAGCTAAGAAACCGAAGAAGGACAATGCAAAGGAACTCGCAGAAATTAGATTACATCACTAACTTTTGAAAAAGCATACCGCCAACACAGAATAGGATACTTAGCCATGGAAGATCTTCACAAAATTAACACAAGATCACTGAcaatattcataataaattaatattgacCATAGCTATAAACATATTGAAAGGGAAAGAATTTTTTGTATGGACAAAAGCTTTCCAAAGTCAATTCATTTATATCTTCAAAAAAGGTTACATTTGCGGAAGTGAAAAGCAGATTCAGGACACGGCTCTAAGAAACTCAACTAGCATCATTTGCAGCAAAATAAAAGGTTACAAACAAGTTCTTTGATTCTATGAGGAAGCATATAGCAGTATTCTCCAAGCAATGTCTGGTAGAAATGAATTATGTGAATCACATTAATAAGAATCATGATACACGTTTCAAGATTTCACTTTCAAATTTACATATTCTTTCCATTTCCTATCCAGACACATACAACCAAAGACATACAGTAGCACCAAAAAGTTGATTTGGTAAACATTCACCATAATGTCTTAAAATGAAAAACTCAAGAAAAAGCATATATAAATCTTTATAGCCACTTCTGTGATATTAGACCACTATGAGGTCCTCATTCTGGCATGAGACAACATAGCCAACAGAACTTTCAAGGAAAGCAAATTTGTTAAAGACATAGAAACGAAGTCGAATCACATTTTTTAAGGAAGAAACACAAAGTAAAGAAGAATCAGCAAAGATTTTTTAGAGGGgcgtaaagaagaaaaaaggtttACAAAAAACAACAGCTGCATTGGTAATTTTGAACAATAAACTAACAGAGGAAAAAGTATAACAAAGGAAACGTAGAATTCCAAACCTGTATCTGCATCAAAAGATTGTTAACAGTAGCACCACCATCCACCCTAAGCACAAATTCCCCCTTGTCATTCTTAACctctcccttctctcctgcATCTTTGTGCATTGAATCCAACACATCTTTGACTTGGAAACACATGCTCTCAAGCACAGCTCGAGCAATGTGAGCCTTGCTTGTAAACCTTGTGATTCCAATACAAACTCCACGAGCATCATCACGCCACCAAGGAGCAAATAGTCCATTAAACGCAGGCACAAAATAAACCCCACCTGTGGACTCAACCTCTGATGCCAATCCCTCGATCTCACTTGCAGTTTTAATAATTCCAAGACTGTCTCTGAGCCACTGAACTGCAGCTCCAGCAATAGCAATTGATCCCTCCAGAGCATAATTTGTAGGAGCTTTAGCGCCAAGCTTGAATGCTAGAGTGGTCAGAAGCCCATGCTTCGACTGAGTAATCTCTTCACCCGTGTTGAGAAGTATGAAAGCACCAGTTCCATAAGTGCTCTTAGCCTCGCCTCTCTGGCAAGCCTGCCCCAGCATTGCTGCATGTTGGTCACCCAAACATCCAGAAATTGGAACATCAGAAACTGTCCATCCACTGCAGATTTTTCCAATAACCTCAGAATTGCTGACAATTTTGGGCAGAATTCCAGGCGCAATATCTAGGGTTTTTAATGTGGGTTGATCCCAATCAAGTGTTTTAAGATTCATGAGCATTGTTCTTGATGCATTAGAGACATCAGTGACATGTAGTCCTCCCTTCAATCCACCAGTTAAATTCCAAATTAACCAAGAGTCTATAGTGCCAAATAGAGCATCCCCTGCTTTCACTGCCTCCTTAACCTTATCAACATTTTCCATCAACCATAGAAGCTTTGTTGCACTGAAATAGGTGCTGATGGGCAGACCACATGTCTCCACAAAATGAGTTCTTCCACCTGGCAAATCCTTCTCCAATTTTCTgtgataaataaaaacattgaaaTTGAAACACTGGTATtccccaataaaaaaatttactgatGTGATAAAAAATATGGAAAGCCCATACACAATCACAAACTACAACAGATGGGTATAAATCAAATTCATAGATAACTGCAACCAATTTCATGTTTTGATGAATGAAACTGAAACCCAATTCATAATAACAATTAATACAATCCACGAAGAAATTTCAAGAAAtgtcaaaatccaaaaacaaaaactacccAATTGAGAATCAAAATATCCAAGACCTGGGAACTAAAAACCAATACCAAAcggataaagaaaagaaatgagacCTGCAAATAGAACTGGTACGAACATCCATCCAAACAATGGCGTTGTGGAGAGGACGACCAGTGGATTTGCTCCAAAGCATAGTAGTCTCTCTCTGGTTAGTCAACCCAATTGCCTTCAGCCCTTTGTGCACGTCGTGGCCATCCTTTGTTGCCTTTTCCACTGCCTTTTCAATACAAGTCCTCACACTCTCCAGAATCTCCATTGGATCATGCTCCACCCATCTGtgattgtaaaaaaataaaaaacaaactttttctaagacacgcacacacacacacacacacagagagaaaactgaaaagGGTGTGGATGATATTTgatcattaatattatttaccCGGCTTCTGGGTAAAACTGAGTGAACTCAACCTGGTGAGACCCAACTATGCGAGCAGAGTGGTCATAGATTAAGAATCTGGTGCTGCTGGTTCCTTGGTCAATTGAGCCAACATACACTTCTTGTGGTGGCTTCGAATCCTTGTCCTTTGCTCCACTcatcttgcttttttttttttttttgtgtgttgcGGATACTCAGAACTGAAAACTAGACCAAAACTGAGAAAACAATGTTGTATGTTCGGTGGTTTAAATGCTTGAGATTGAGAGATCAGTGCAAGTGGAGTTTATATAGTCAACATGTTGAGTGGGAGATAAATACGTTTCTGTTGGGAAATTTTTATCTGACTGGCAGACAATGTCTATCCACCCTATTATTGGAATATGAAACGGTCCAGTTTACTGTATTcttagagtttttctttttaaaaaaatatatatgttgtaTTCTTAGATAATTTAATAatagattattttttaaaaaaattattagaatatgAAAGAGTCCAGCTACTATATTCTTAGTACATTTATTAATagtcattttaagaaaaaaaattattagaatagGAAAGGGTCCAATttactataattttaaaaaatttactaattaactattttagaaaaaaaattttaaaaaaattaaataaaaaagttagtttttattttcaattagaAATAGTAGTTCCTAAACTAACATGTATCCGTTAACTTTTCCTAAATAGAAACAatagttgatgaattttttttttttttgagagacaaCAATTGATAAATTTAACCGGATAATttcagcttttatttttttctaagttaTCACTATCTAATTTGTTAGtttcttaccattttttttcgtacatattttagattttttccttttattttattataaatagataATTGGGAGGATTtgtaatctatatataataaacaaaaaagacttTATCAGAAGGCAGGAAAGTTTGATAGTTATTTCCAATAAAATTGCAGATAGATGTAATAAGTTTTGTCCTTTTCCAAAAAGTCTtatctatctatatatccaTTCTCAATAGGCGGCAGAGATAAAACAATCATAATCCAAACCCCTACGTTGCTATTAATAAACTCACTCGTTGCCGTGAAAGTAGTTGCACTTGCAGCAAACCTACCGCATCAGTGTGCTTATTTAGTAAGACAAACCAATGAGTGATTAACACGTTTACGAAATAAATAGATACATATTCAgccaacaaacaaaaataaataaatagtcacgttaagttattgttattttctgTAGATTAAGAGAAAGTAAAGCAgaattaactcaaaattaaGCTATTTTTAACCAATTATTCTATGCTCttctcctttctctctccatTCCCTTCAATCTAAATGCCCAAGTGTATTCAATATTCATACATACTCATGGTCATGTTTATTAtgtctcaaaattttcatttgatggCCTGCACTATTCCTTTCTTCCTCTCCTTTTATCGCCCATCATTCATTTAATAATTCATTATGTGTTttcggttttaacttttaacttttaagaaaaagtAATTGCTAATACACTCAAAATTTGGAATACAAAGAAAATGCAACCAGGCATAAAATTAGTTTCTTTATTCCTTGTTACCTTAGATGgtatcttcttcattttttttttttttttgagaaaacactGAAGGACATTTTTATTGTTAAACTAAATAATTACAAACTCGTTGAGTTCAAAGGACTAAGTTGACAAACTATGACCTTGTGTAACCAACATTAAGAATATTAGTATATCTTGAGTGTGTTTGAAGTCAAATTCAAGTACAAGACAAATTAAGGCTTAAGTAACAAAAGATCCAAAGTCTTTAAAATCTCAACTCAAGCTCCATTTTAGCTCGACCCATCGAGATTAGTGAATCTCGACCCATCAAAGCCTAAATCTTGACATGTTGAGATCATGTGGTTTCAATTTTCTGGTTTTGTTTTCATTCAACCATTTGATCTAGAGTTTCATGGTTTGTAAGTCAAGTATAAAAGCAACCCTAGGGCAATTTTTTCAAGACTTTTGGAGATTACTGTGCCCTTCCAAGCCTACTTCAATTCATTCTTCTTCCTCGGTTTCTCTCCGTTTTCCAACTTGTGGTCCAATGGGAAGTAGCAAACTTCCAATTAAACTtgaatttatgtttttatagtagaaataaaaattagtactagtttccacacaaaaaaaaattgacatataaagatttttatatattaaagaaatttttatatttggaTTACAATGAATGGACAATATGGTTAGTCAAAATATTGCCTTTCTAAATTGAAAGAAAGCaacattagaattttttttaaagatgcaTGCCTCTCATTCATAGATTATTCAAGAATGATTTGCTAATGCATTTATCCAATTGATCAGGCATCATtctcatttgtttttcttttcaaaagagAATGATTCTTCTTTGACTTTTCGATACTTGGTGAGCCCTCATTAATCCAATTGATCAGTCATT
The sequence above is drawn from the Castanea sativa cultivar Marrone di Chiusa Pesio chromosome 5, ASM4071231v1 genome and encodes:
- the LOC142636548 gene encoding glycerol kinase-like, with translation MSGAKDKDSKPPQEVYVGSIDQGTSSTRFLIYDHSARIVGSHQVEFTQFYPEAGWVEHDPMEILESVRTCIEKAVEKATKDGHDVHKGLKAIGLTNQRETTMLWSKSTGRPLHNAIVWMDVRTSSICRKLEKDLPGGRTHFVETCGLPISTYFSATKLLWLMENVDKVKEAVKAGDALFGTIDSWLIWNLTGGLKGGLHVTDVSNASRTMLMNLKTLDWDQPTLKTLDIAPGILPKIVSNSEVIGKICSGWTVSDVPISGCLGDQHAAMLGQACQRGEAKSTYGTGAFILLNTGEEITQSKHGLLTTLAFKLGAKAPTNYALEGSIAIAGAAVQWLRDSLGIIKTASEIEGLASEVESTGGVYFVPAFNGLFAPWWRDDARGVCIGITRFTSKAHIARAVLESMCFQVKDVLDSMHKDAGEKGEVKNDKGEFVLRVDGGATVNNLLMQIQADLLGSPVVRPADIETTALGAAYAAGLAVGVWTEDDIFAEKVESATIFNPIIDEESRKKKLNSWCKAVSRTFDLADLSL